The DNA segment AGAATCGATTTTTCCATCAGTTCAAATTTACGAAAATTGGTAGAGAAATATAAAACCGCTCCCGGCAGCGCAAAATCTCGATAAAGCGTGTTTAAAATTTCGACGTGATCTCTTTGTATATCAAAGATATCGGTCATTTTCTTGCTATTGGAAAAAGTAGGAGGGTCCACTACGATCAAATCGTATTTTTCGCGATGCTGTTCTTTTCTTTCTTTGCGCAACCAATCCATCACATCCGCTCTGAGAAGCCGATGTTTTGTTTCCGAAAATCCGTTGAGGATTAAATTCTCCTCGGCCCAAGCGAGATATGTGTTGGAAAGATCGATACTTAAACTTTTGATCGCGCCGCCTGACGCAGCATGGACAGTGAAAGATCCTGTATAAGAAAATAAATTTAGAAATTTTTTACCCTTTGCCTCTTTACGAACGAGATCTCTTGTGATTCTATGATCCAAAAAAAGCCCGGTGTCGAGATAATCGGATAAGTTTACAAAGAAGCGCAAACCGTTCTCGTTTACTTCGAGGAGTTCGGCTTTTTCGGATTGTTTCTCGTATTGCTCTTTCCCTTTTTTAGGTTCTCTCTTTTTCCAAAAGATCCTGTCGAAATCCAAGCTTAAGATTTCGGAAACGATTTTTCCGATTTCGAGATTTTCACGTTCTCTTTCTTCATCCGAAATTTCATAACTATTTTTATAAGAAGATATCTGACAATAAGGTCCGTATAAATCCACGCTTACGGGGACCTGCGGAATATCTCGATCGTAAATCCGAAAACACTGGATCCCTCTTTTACGCGCCCACTTTCTCCAGTGTTTTTCCATACGAGAAAGACGATTTCGAAACATAACTTTCGGATCTCCAGAATTATGCGACAACTTGGACCCTTCCGTTTGATTTTCCGACATGAAACCAGGATACAAGATCCTCGGCAAAAACCAACCAGAAGAAAAATTCGAAATTGATAAATTGAGTTCCGGCCATCGGACTTACAGGGAGTAAAAATCCGGACAAGACCCCTTCAAAAATTTATCGATAAACATTCCACGTAATTCAAAACGCAGTTTGAATTTAAAGTCTTCCCGATGAAGTATAGTATTTTGTATAATAAGCTTCGTCCAACGAATTGATGGTCACTCCGCGTTTTGTGGAAGCGTGAACAAATTTTTGATTTTTGAGATAAATTCCTACATGACTGACTTTGTTACCGTAAATTGTAAAAAAGATCAAATCCCCTTCTCTGAGTTCTTCTTTTGAAATCAGACTGGTTCTCGAAACCATCGTATAACTCGGTCCGCTGAGTTTGGATCCGTAGACCTTGGATAAAATTTTACTCGTAAAACTGGAACAGTCAATTCCAGATTCGTCCGTTCCGTGATCCTGATACGGAGTCCCTAACCAACGATAGACTTCTTGATACAATTGGATCCGGTTTTCCGAACCGATTTCAATCCCGTATTTTTCTTGAAAAAAATTACGAAGAGCCGTTTTATCAAGATCGGATTTCTCTCCGTTTAAGATCGCGGAACCAATCGTCAAAACACAGAGGAAAAAAAATAAAGTGAGTCGTCGTCCGAACATTCTAAGATTAGACGGATTAAAAATTGACTCCCGCAAAAATAACCATTTCTAAAAAGCCGAAATTTTAACTCGCTCTATCCTTGGAACGTCCGTTGGTAAAAATGTCCGGAAGATCGATATAGCCGCCCTTGGCTTCGAGTTCAAAGAAAAACGATTTTACAAGATCGATTCTTCCGGCGACATATCCGGAAACTCCGTAACCGGAAATTGTTTTTTCCTTCTCCAAAAAGCCATACGTCACTTCTACAAACGATGTGGCCGCCGATCGAAGAAACAAAACTAAACGCATTTTCACTGTTAGACGAAACTTATGATGCTGGAAACCTACCCTCTGTTCATCACATATTTCATGTGATCTTGGCCGAAAGAGATATAAAATCTATCAGTAAAATAAGAAGAAAACAACGCCTAACTTTAGTATATCAGAATACGACAAATAAATAGAGAGGCTCACTGCCTATTTTTTTCGGGAAAATTTATTTTAAATCGAATTTATGGCAAAACAAAAACAAAGTTAGGCACAACATTTTTCTAAATTAAAGTTTTAGAAAAATGTTATATTTTTTTCCTTCGATTCGAATTCCGAGCCGTAAAATTTCGAATCTGATCGCTCACAAAACCCGGATGTTCTTTCTGAATCCAATGGTTTGAATCCACAACGGATATTTCTAAAACCTCGCAAACGTCTTGATGAGAATCATAACATTCGGGACTGATTGCCATATCCCGTGCCGGAATTAATAAACGAACCGGCACGGAGATATGTTTCGGAGTCGGATAAGACTTGCCGACGATCAATTCTCGATAGAGATTTATCGGATAAAGAGCACTCTTGAATATATCTTCTTTGGTAAATTTTCGCATAATATCGTCTTGGGGAATTTCGGCGGCTCGCATCAGATAGTTCCAAATCAGCATTGGGAAGATTCTTATCAAAAAACCGGGAAGCCAGGGAATCTGAAAAAAAACGATATACCAGGATTTGAAGGATTGTTTGATCGCGGTCCAGATCTTCTTGGTGCTCAAGCTGAAAAAATACCGAAACATCAAATTTCTCGCAATGATCGGATGCGGACCGCCCATTGCGGTATAAGAAAGAATCATTTTAGAATATTCTAAATCTCCAATATAGCTCCACGACAAAAGAGCTCCCCAATCGTGAGCCACCAAATGCAACGGTTTTCCATTCCCCAAAAATCTGATTACAGCCGAAATATCAGTAAAAATTTCGCGCGCATTGTAATCCTTTTGTTTCAAAGGTTTGGTGGAATTGCCCGCGCCTCTTAGGTCAAATGCGCCCACGTTGAAATCTTTGGATAATTTATTCAACTGATGATCCCAAGTCGAATGTTCGTCCGGATAACCGTGTATAAAAAGAATCGTTTCTCTTTCGGGTCGTTCCAAAGCGGTCGTATTGTATTTTAAAAACAGATTGAGAGTTCCGTTTTTGACGAATGTCGTCTTAAACTTTGAAACCGATTTTGTTTTTTTCAGGTTCTTTTGTTTTTTAGAATACAAAACAATCATTCCATTTTCCTTTTCATCTCATATCTAAATCCGAAAAAACCGATCGGATTCTTTTTGTTAAAAAAATCCGTATTTTACTTTTTAAAATCGGTCGCTTAAACTCGTAACCTTATGCACTATATTGGGAGTCATTCGATTGAAAAAACTGATGGCCTTGGATTTAATTCCGGGAAACACATGCAGCTTTCTTTTTTCCATTCCTCGAACGATCGCTTTTACAACCGCGACCGGACTGTCCACAATCGACAACGGAACCTCTTGTTGTTTTCCGAATTGCTGCGATTTCAAAATTCCAGTGTCCGCAAAAAACGGATAGATATTCGTCACTGCGATTCCTCGTTTGCGAAGATCCGCGTCCATCGCTTCTCCCATCGCACGGATTCCAAACTTGGAAATGGAATAATAAATCAATTCGCCCGGAGCGACTTGACCCGCAACCGAAGACAAGTTTACAATCTGTCCTTGTTTTCTTTCCAACATCGCGGGAACAAATAATCTGCTCAGATGAATCGGGGCGTAGAGATTCACGTCCAAGATAAGATTCCAATTTTTATCCGGAACATCCAAAAGCCCGCCCTTAAACGCAAGACCGGCGTTGTTGATCAGGACATCCACCCCTCTCGAAGAGATCTTTAAAGTATTTTGATATACCTCTTTACATCCTTTCTGGGTTTGCAGATCTCCGGAAAAAGTTCCGAGGATTTTACCTGCGTTTTTAGAATTGGAACCGTTTTTAAAATTCATATCCCATTTCCGATACAGATAAAAATCGGATTCCGCAAGAGGAGCTTTTAGATCCGTAAGAATCACGTTAGCTCCCTTTTCTAAAAGTTGTTTTGTCAATTCCCTTCCGAAACCTCCGTTGGCTCCGGTAATCAAGATGGTTTTGTCTTTCAGTTTACTCATAACGCTTCTCTATACTGGTGTTCTTGTGATGCGAAAATTTCCCGCGCCAAATACAAATTGTCCTCTTGATCGGGATGAAAGGATATTCAAAATACCTAAACGCCGCCGCGATCGTCAAAGGCAAAACCTTCTCCTTGATAAACAGAAGTCGAAACAATTCCTTTTGAGGGAAGTATAGTGTTCCAAACCGGCGATTGCGGCCAGATTCATCCTGTTTGAAAAAAGTTTTTCCAAAAGACCGAATGCAAACCATACCACGAAGTTTATAAATCCTTCGAACCGGATAATCCGGTTTTTTCTCTGTATTCATGTTTATTTTCATTGAATTCATATTTTAGAATATTCTAAATTTATTTTAAATACAGAGACTTTCCAAATAAAATTCTTATTTCGGATTAAAAAACAATCCCCGTATCAAAAAAAAATCATGCGACCCCCGTCTTTGTTTTGGAATTTTTTTTCGTTTTGAAAATCGGAATCGTCTTTTTGCCGGTCTTTGTCTTTTCTTGATCCTTCCAAAAATGAACGTGAGGAAGATCTTCGTCGAGCCAATACACATCCGTATCACTCACAACGAGAATCTCTTCCCATTTCACTCCGAAACTTTCCTCCGCCTTGGAATCGGAATAGATCTTTCCGATATGAGGTTCCACCGCCCAAAGCCCCGCATCGACGCGAGATTTCGTAAATTCTCCCCAAAGCGGTGAAGCATTAGAGGAAGCTGAAAAAAATCCTTTAAGAATCTGAGGCACAAGATACAAAAACGTCTGCGGTGGAAATCCGAGAAGTCGTCCCGCAGGAACATTCCAGGCGGGAATCTTTCCCACCTTATGACCGAGAACTCCGTTCGGATAAATCGTATGACAATTGTTATACCCCAGCTCGACGATGAGATCGTTGCAACTGCGATAAATTTCTCCCATAGTTTTTTCGGCGCGGACCAAACCTAAAATCAAGGAGCGAAATTCTCGAAGATCCAATCTGCCTTGTTTGACCGCCGCATTTTCCCCAAAAGAAAAAGAATAACCGACGTCGGCCGTCACACCTTTCACGTTAGGCGCAACGTCTAAGATCACCGCCATTCCCTCTTTTAACTTACGATCGGAAGGTTGAAATTGAAACCCCCAGTGCGGAAGAACTCCGTCTCCTCCGATTCGTTTCCATGTGAGAGGTCTTCGAAATCCTCGAAACGCGGTTCGGTCTCCAAACCAGGCAAATCCGTAATGAAAGAAATTTTTTCCGCCTCTTTCGCGGATATACGAATCGATCAACGATGCCGCGGTCTTTTCGGTCATGCCCTCTACGAGCCGGCCGGCCACCGATTCCACCGCATCGTATGCAAGTTTTTGCACATTCTTAAAATCATCCAAATCCACAGACGAATAATATTCTTTCGACATTCTTCCTCCAAACTCGGAACCTGGGGACCCAAATTCGATCCAGAGAATTGTAGCGTATGTAACGATGCGGATCGTCCGATCTTATGATTTCCGACCGATTTTTAGATTTTTTTTCTCCATTCCGCCGGAGTCATTCCCGCAATCTTGAGAAACTGCGCGTTGAAAGTGGACTTTGTATTGAAACCGACTTCGAACCCGATCGACAAAACGGTTTTGTCCGGTTCTTCCAGAAGAATTTTTTTCGCCTCCTGAACCCGATATCCGTTGATAAACTCGTTAAAATTCTTTCCAAACGTTTCGTTGAGAATCCGCGAAACTTGATGTGGAGTGATCAAAAGTCGTTCCGCCACATCTTGCATTCTCAATTCCTCGTCCCGATACAATCGTTCCTCTTCCATCAACTCCGCAAGTCGAAGTCGAATCGCATCCAGATTGATCCCGCCGAGCTGGGTCTTTTCGTATCTCTTCTGTTGAAATTCCGACTTTAAGGAAATAAAGAAGTTCGGATATCTCGCAGAAAATACAAAGACGAGTCCATTCCCCAAAGTCATAAGCACGGATGCGAACGCAAAAAGACGCGGAAGATTGAAAAAGAATCCGATCCCGGAAAGTTGAATCGCCGAGATGGTGATCAAAAGAATCCAGGAAGCCAACCGAGAAAGATGTAGATCGATTTCCCGAAACACCTTCCAAAAAAGATACACCGAATAGACACAGTAGAAAGTGAGATGCAGATATCCGACTCCGATCAAAAGAGAGATCGGATTTCTTCCCCGATTTACAAAAGCGTCTTGGATGAGCTCCGATCTGGCTGAAACCGGAAACAAAAAGAAAACCAACTCCACGATAACGACAATATAGGCCGGTAAAAAATGTCTTTTGAGGGGAATTTGTTTTTCCAGCGTAAACTGCAACATCCTTCCCACAACGAGAAGTAACGCCGGTCCCATTGCGAGAAGCGAAGAAAAGAAAAAGATCCAGAGAAACGGATGAAGACCCGTTCCCGGAATCAGAACCAGGCCGATCCGAAATTCCACCGAGGCCAGGATCAGAGCGAGGAGAAACATTCCGGTAAACCCTTCTCCGCGTTTGTGTTTGGCCAGCTCCGTAAAAAAAAGGAGGATACAATAACCCGGGCCGAGTTGAATCAAAAATTGAAGGCTCATTAGGAACAAATCCGGGGCTTGAATCGGGTTCATGGAACTGGGAGAAAGAAAGACGATCCGCGGGTTTTGTCCAGAAGAAACGGGAAAAATCAGATCTTCCGAAATTAGAAGAATTGACGCATTCCATTCTCTGAGGTTCCCTATCGGTATGAGTGAATTCATTGAAATCAAAGTCGGGGAGAAATCCTATCAGCTCCCTCTGATCGCAGGAACCGATGGAAAAAAAGGAATCGATATCCGTGAACTCCATCAAAAAACCGGTCTCATTTCGTACGACCCTGGATTCTTTAATACCGCCTATGCAGTGAGTCGTATTTCCAGAAGGGATCCGGATTCCGGAGATCTACACTACAGAGGTTACGATGTTGCGGATCTTGTTCAACGTTCCACCTTTGTCGAAACGAGTTATCTTTTGATCTATGGAAAACTTCCCACAGAACAACAGCTCAAGGATTTTTCCTTAAAACTTTCCAAACATTCTCTGATCCACGAAGACATGATCAACCTCTTCGACGGATTTCCGGGAAAAGGTCACCCGCTCGCGGTTCTTTCGGTGATGGTGACTTCTCTTTCCAGTTATTATCCGGAAGAATACGAAGAATCCTTGGACAAGGGAATCGATCATTCCGCAAGACTTCTGGCAAAGATCAGAACGATCGCTGCCTTTAGTTATAAAAAAATCGTAGGTCAACCGTTCGTCTATCCTTTGGACAAACATCCGTATTGTACAAACTTTCTTTATATGCTGTTTTCCATTCCTTCCAAGGACTACGTTCCTTCGGAAGATTTTGATCGGATTCTCAATCAGTTTTGGATCTTGTATGCGGATCACGAACAAAACGTTTCCAACACCACGGTTCAAGTTATCGGTTCGACTCAGGCAAACTTATTCGCATCCATCTCTTCAGCGATCAACGCGCTTTGGGGATCCAGAGAAGGCGGACGCCAGGTGGCCGCGGTGGGCTTAATCGAAGACATCATCAAATCCAGAAAGACGGTCGCGGAATACTTCGAGAAGTTCAAAGGCGATTCCGAAAGATTGTTTTCCAACGGGTTCGGACACAAGGCGTATGACGCAAAAAGCAGAAGAGCGATCATAGCCGGAAAACTGTTTCACGAATTTTACAAAAAAAATCCGATCGGTCCGATCGCGGAAGTCGCTCTCAAGATTGACGAATATATGCAGAATGATGAATATTATATCAATCAAAATCTGTATCCGAATCTGGAATTTTACAGCGCGGTGATCTTTAACTCTTTGGGAATTCCGAAAGAACTCTTTACCGCGATGCAAGTGATCGGAAAACTTCCGGGCTGGCTCGCTCACTGGAGAGAACAAAGAGTTTCCGGAAATTACAGCAAGGCTCGTCCAAAACAAATCTACACCGGAGAGATGGGAAGAAAATACGTTCCACTCTCGGAAAGATAAGAATCCAAATGCAAAACCCGAGATGGAAAGACTGGCTTGCCCAAGCCAAAAGGGATTTGGAATGGGCTCAGGCTTCTCTACGCTAGGGTTTTTTCGCGCAGACTTGTTTTGTTTGTCAACAGGTGGGAGAAAAATCCTTAAAAGCCCTCGCTTACTTTCAGGGAGCCGATTTGGTAAAATCGCATTCCGTAAAAACGATCGCGAAAGATTTGAAAGAAAACGGTGAAGTCGAAGCTATCGGACAAAAGTCAGATTTGTATTATATACCGACTCGTTTTACCCCGATGCATTTACGGACGGGTGCGCCTTTCGAATACTTCGAAGAATCACAAGCAAAAGAAGCGATCCTATTTGCCGAACGACTGATTCAGATCGTAAAAACAAAACTTGTATGAGTGTGATCGTCTTTCCAAAGTGAGATCCGTTAGGCGGAATGAGCAGGGAAGAATTGATCGAGAAAATCCGATTTGCAATCGCCGAGACGGCGATCCGAGCTTATCTATTTGGAAGTGTTGTCAGAAACGAAGAACACGCCTATAGCGATGTGGATTTGATCCTTCTTACCAATACAGATCTTTCTTTTTTGAAAAGACAAGAACTCTTTCCTGAGCTATTTCGACTTCCGATCGAAATGAACCTTTTTGTTTATACCGAAGAAGAATGGGAAAAGATCCGAGATCAAAGTCAATTCCCCGGGTTTTGGAAGTCGGCCTTTGCCGATATGATTTCAATTTTGTAATGTGATTTGGCGTCGATCCGAGCTTTTGTTTGCCGTTCGAACTCGCAATTGGACGGAATTCTTTGGACTGCTCTCGAAGTTGAATGCGGGTTGATTCGTCTCTTTGTTCAATCGAATTTCCGTTGGAAATACGGGAGGTGTCAATTTTCCGATCCTGGCGTCTCTTCCGATTTCGGAGGATTTGTGGGAACTCCTCGGGAACGCGGATGTTTCCGAAAAGGATTTGTCGGCACTCAAACGAAAGGCGTTCTAAATTTTTCTTTCGAGGAATCCGATTCTACTTTGAACTGAGAATTTGGGGGAGTTCCTACAAATTCCTGTTTTTACTGTGGACGTTTGGTTGTGGGAACTCCTTTTCTAATGCAGATTTCTCCGAAGGTGTTCTGAAAATCGAAGTAGATCCTACATTTCTCAACGAATTAGGGGATTTTTGTAAGAATTCCTACAAATCAGAGTTTTACTGTAAGATTCTAAAATGTAGGAACTCATACAAAACTAGAATCCGGATTTCTAGGATGATAAGCGGCAGCGAAAACAACGTGAGAGTTCCCGCAATTAACTCGCAGCTTGAACGAGAAAACGGGGAGTTCCTACATTTTCTCCAAAAAACACAAAATTCCCGCAAGACAAAAAAAGACCGGCCAATCGCGCAAAGCAACCGCCGGCTGAATAGGTTTCAATTCTGTAAATCCAGTTAATTGGACCGGTTCTTATCGGTCAACGTCTTCAAGAAAGTCGCAATCGACTTTGTATCGGCCTCGGAAAGATCCTTTCCAAGTTGTAAACGTGCCATTTTTTTGACCGCTTCTTCTAGAGTGGCTACTTTGCCGTCATGGAAATAGGGTCCTGTGATTGCCACATTCCGGAGAGAAGGAACTTTAAAGACAAACGCATCCGCCGGATTTTTGGTCACTCCCAAACGTCCCTTATCCAAGGTATTTTCATACGGATTGACTTGCCCCAGTTTTCGGAAGGAGTTCCCACCGATTAGCGGTCCGACGTGACAAGCGGTGCAACCGGTCGCGAGAAACGTTTCCAGGCCTTCTTGCTCTTCTTCGGAAAGCGCCTTGGAATCCCCTCTTTGGAAATCGTCAAAACGATCCTTGGTTATCAGAGTTCTCTCGAAAGCCGCAATGGCCCCTGCGAGATTTTCATACGTAATCTTTTTCTCATCTTTAGGATATGCCTTTGCGAATAAATCCTGATACTCGGCAATCGCGCCGATTTTCTTTTCCACCTCCGCAGCGGAAGGCATAGCCATTTCTATAGGGTTTAGAATCGGACCCTTTGCTTGTTCTTTGAGATCTTTCGCTCTTCCATCCCAAAACTGAGCCAAGTGATAACCTGCGTTCAAAACAGTTGGAGAATTTCTGTCCCCATTCTTTCCAAATGCTCCGGGAGAAGTTGGCAAATTATCCACCCCTGCCCCCTTACCGACCACATTGTGACAGGAATTACAGGCCTGAGTGTCGTTTGCGGAAAGCCTCTTCTCAAAATATAACTTCTCACCCAGTTGAACCAGCTCCGGGGTATCGGCTTCCCCACCGGGCATTTTTTCAGGGATGGTTCCAAAGATCTTTTTGGAATCATCGATTAACTTCTTCGCCTTTTCAGACGGGCCACAGGACAGCAACACGGTACCGAGAAGCGCGAACAAAAACGCACTCATTGCAGATTGTTTCATACCAGTTCCTCTTTTTTATTTTAGAATGATTCTAAAATGAGATTGTATTTAGAATCATTCTAAATACAATTCTTTTTCAGCCATTCTTCCGTTTTTTCCTTTCGATCTGAAACACCAAACCTTGCGCGTTGATCTTAGAATCAAACCCAAGAAGCATCTCTTCTTTTTCCCCCAATGAAATTCCCTGAGTGGAAACTTCCCTTTCCAAATAAGCCCGAACCCTTCCGGTGCAAAATTCCAAAAGGGGCTCTCCTTCGAGACCCGATCTTTCTCCGGAGGACAGGATGTTCTGCATCGCGTGCAGTCCCTGTTTCATCTGGCGGGCTCCGGATTTTAAATCCTTCCAAACTCCGAAATGGGTCAAGTAAGCCTTATCCGCTCCGGTGGATAGAATCGTATCCACAGTGCTCATCGCCTCTTCGGCGTCAAAATCGGTCGGAGTTGTGGAGGGATATAAGATCGGATTTTTTCCCACCGCAAACTCTCTGTATCCGAGCCCGAATGAATCTCCGGTAAAAATTCCGTTACTCAAAGAATCATAAATACAAAAATGATGATTTGCGTGACCTTTTGTATAATAAAATTTGAATATTCTTTTTCCCCACTGGATTTCTTCTCCGTCCGCAGGACTTTTCACCCGTTCCGCAGGAACCGGAAGAATCTCTCCGTAAAGTTTTTTATAATTTTCTTCGCCGTAAACTGCTTTCGAGCTCTGGATCAAACGCTCTGGATGAATCAAATGTTTTGCCGCTTTCGGATGCGCGAGTATGATCGCATTCGGACAATGTTTTGCAAGCAAGCCCGTCCCTCCCGCATGATCGAGATGAACGTGTGTGATGATGATATATTTCACGTCTTCCGGCGTAAGACCGGCCTTGTTCAATTCTTCCAGAAGAATGGGAACTGAATGATTTGTATTGTTTTCTATAAAAGCGGCTTCCTTGCCTTCGACCACAAGATAAGCACAGGCAACTCCGGGAAAGATGTAATCGCAGTCGATCGTAAATAAACCGGGAAAAGGTTCTTTCTCGTATGGCGGCATGAAAATTCTCCTCAATCTAAAAATCGGATTCTGTCAATATCAAATCAATCCTGTCGGTTTTCTCAACCGATTCATCTTTGCGAAAAGCGATGTTTCAAAAAGATACAACTTTTTTCGAGCATAAATTTATTTGGTCCGACAAACTACCTGCCGAAAAACCGCTTGAACTCGG comes from the Leptospira sp. WS92.C1 genome and includes:
- a CDS encoding class I SAM-dependent methyltransferase, producing the protein MSENQTEGSKLSHNSGDPKVMFRNRLSRMEKHWRKWARKRGIQCFRIYDRDIPQVPVSVDLYGPYCQISSYKNSYEISDEERERENLEIGKIVSEILSLDFDRIFWKKREPKKGKEQYEKQSEKAELLEVNENGLRFFVNLSDYLDTGLFLDHRITRDLVRKEAKGKKFLNLFSYTGSFTVHAASGGAIKSLSIDLSNTYLAWAEENLILNGFSETKHRLLRADVMDWLRKERKEQHREKYDLIVVDPPTFSNSKKMTDIFDIQRDHVEILNTLYRDFALPGAVLYFSTNFRKFELMEKSILWDHVNDVSKQTIPDDFRNDKIHYCWRMEKPN
- a CDS encoding C40 family peptidase, which translates into the protein MTIGSAILNGEKSDLDKTALRNFFQEKYGIEIGSENRIQLYQEVYRWLGTPYQDHGTDESGIDCSSFTSKILSKVYGSKLSGPSYTMVSRTSLISKEELREGDLIFFTIYGNKVSHVGIYLKNQKFVHASTKRGVTINSLDEAYYTKYYTSSGRL
- a CDS encoding alpha/beta fold hydrolase, encoding MIVLYSKKQKNLKKTKSVSKFKTTFVKNGTLNLFLKYNTTALERPERETILFIHGYPDEHSTWDHQLNKLSKDFNVGAFDLRGAGNSTKPLKQKDYNAREIFTDISAVIRFLGNGKPLHLVAHDWGALLSWSYIGDLEYSKMILSYTAMGGPHPIIARNLMFRYFFSLSTKKIWTAIKQSFKSWYIVFFQIPWLPGFLIRIFPMLIWNYLMRAAEIPQDDIMRKFTKEDIFKSALYPINLYRELIVGKSYPTPKHISVPVRLLIPARDMAISPECYDSHQDVCEVLEISVVDSNHWIQKEHPGFVSDQIRNFTARNSNRRKKI
- a CDS encoding SDR family NAD(P)-dependent oxidoreductase, translated to MSKLKDKTILITGANGGFGRELTKQLLEKGANVILTDLKAPLAESDFYLYRKWDMNFKNGSNSKNAGKILGTFSGDLQTQKGCKEVYQNTLKISSRGVDVLINNAGLAFKGGLLDVPDKNWNLILDVNLYAPIHLSRLFVPAMLERKQGQIVNLSSVAGQVAPGELIYYSISKFGIRAMGEAMDADLRKRGIAVTNIYPFFADTGILKSQQFGKQQEVPLSIVDSPVAVVKAIVRGMEKRKLHVFPGIKSKAISFFNRMTPNIVHKVTSLSDRF
- a CDS encoding M24 family metallopeptidase gives rise to the protein MSKEYYSSVDLDDFKNVQKLAYDAVESVAGRLVEGMTEKTAASLIDSYIRERGGKNFFHYGFAWFGDRTAFRGFRRPLTWKRIGGDGVLPHWGFQFQPSDRKLKEGMAVILDVAPNVKGVTADVGYSFSFGENAAVKQGRLDLREFRSLILGLVRAEKTMGEIYRSCNDLIVELGYNNCHTIYPNGVLGHKVGKIPAWNVPAGRLLGFPPQTFLYLVPQILKGFFSASSNASPLWGEFTKSRVDAGLWAVEPHIGKIYSDSKAEESFGVKWEEILVVSDTDVYWLDEDLPHVHFWKDQEKTKTGKKTIPIFKTKKNSKTKTGVA
- a CDS encoding helix-turn-helix domain-containing protein; the protein is MSLQFLIQLGPGYCILLFFTELAKHKRGEGFTGMFLLALILASVEFRIGLVLIPGTGLHPFLWIFFFSSLLAMGPALLLVVGRMLQFTLEKQIPLKRHFLPAYIVVIVELVFFLFPVSARSELIQDAFVNRGRNPISLLIGVGYLHLTFYCVYSVYLFWKVFREIDLHLSRLASWILLITISAIQLSGIGFFFNLPRLFAFASVLMTLGNGLVFVFSARYPNFFISLKSEFQQKRYEKTQLGGINLDAIRLRLAELMEEERLYRDEELRMQDVAERLLITPHQVSRILNETFGKNFNEFINGYRVQEAKKILLEEPDKTVLSIGFEVGFNTKSTFNAQFLKIAGMTPAEWRKKI
- a CDS encoding citrate/2-methylcitrate synthase; amino-acid sequence: MSEFIEIKVGEKSYQLPLIAGTDGKKGIDIRELHQKTGLISYDPGFFNTAYAVSRISRRDPDSGDLHYRGYDVADLVQRSTFVETSYLLIYGKLPTEQQLKDFSLKLSKHSLIHEDMINLFDGFPGKGHPLAVLSVMVTSLSSYYPEEYEESLDKGIDHSARLLAKIRTIAAFSYKKIVGQPFVYPLDKHPYCTNFLYMLFSIPSKDYVPSEDFDRILNQFWILYADHEQNVSNTTVQVIGSTQANLFASISSAINALWGSREGGRQVAAVGLIEDIIKSRKTVAEYFEKFKGDSERLFSNGFGHKAYDAKSRRAIIAGKLFHEFYKKNPIGPIAEVALKIDEYMQNDEYYINQNLYPNLEFYSAVIFNSLGIPKELFTAMQVIGKLPGWLAHWREQRVSGNYSKARPKQIYTGEMGRKYVPLSER
- a CDS encoding nucleotidyltransferase domain-containing protein, yielding MSREELIEKIRFAIAETAIRAYLFGSVVRNEEHAYSDVDLILLTNTDLSFLKRQELFPELFRLPIEMNLFVYTEEEWEKIRDQSQFPGFWKSAFADMISIL
- a CDS encoding cytochrome-c peroxidase, whose protein sequence is MKQSAMSAFLFALLGTVLLSCGPSEKAKKLIDDSKKIFGTIPEKMPGGEADTPELVQLGEKLYFEKRLSANDTQACNSCHNVVGKGAGVDNLPTSPGAFGKNGDRNSPTVLNAGYHLAQFWDGRAKDLKEQAKGPILNPIEMAMPSAAEVEKKIGAIAEYQDLFAKAYPKDEKKITYENLAGAIAAFERTLITKDRFDDFQRGDSKALSEEEQEGLETFLATGCTACHVGPLIGGNSFRKLGQVNPYENTLDKGRLGVTKNPADAFVFKVPSLRNVAITGPYFHDGKVATLEEAVKKMARLQLGKDLSEADTKSIATFLKTLTDKNRSN
- a CDS encoding MBL fold metallo-hydrolase, encoding MPPYEKEPFPGLFTIDCDYIFPGVACAYLVVEGKEAAFIENNTNHSVPILLEELNKAGLTPEDVKYIIITHVHLDHAGGTGLLAKHCPNAIILAHPKAAKHLIHPERLIQSSKAVYGEENYKKLYGEILPVPAERVKSPADGEEIQWGKRIFKFYYTKGHANHHFCIYDSLSNGIFTGDSFGLGYREFAVGKNPILYPSTTPTDFDAEEAMSTVDTILSTGADKAYLTHFGVWKDLKSGARQMKQGLHAMQNILSSGERSGLEGEPLLEFCTGRVRAYLEREVSTQGISLGEKEEMLLGFDSKINAQGLVFQIERKKRKNG